A single region of the Ziziphus jujuba cultivar Dongzao chromosome 10, ASM3175591v1 genome encodes:
- the LOC107410349 gene encoding uncharacterized protein At4g26485 isoform X2, giving the protein MGQHFSAMADYSIFDKHKQSKSSHNGLPSFTDDPFSAMADCYRVFSKPKPSKSRDNRLLDITTTTLALTTLATVAVSALVYYRTRFDDHLDDEIDKDHEDQEEERRQVYPPVSDLLVVNKTPNMDFIFNEGDGRQQQHKILLVGEGDFSFSASLASSSPSASNMVATSLNSRDFLYRNYRNAMENINELRRKGCTIMHGIDATKMAKHDALSGMLFDQIIFNFPLAGFFEDKSTESQIRHQMLVASFFENAKKMLKEGGEIHVTHKCQGFFKRWNIQVLASNVGLRLIEEVPFNLRDYPGYHTKYGFGGGKDFDCKDSKIYKFGC; this is encoded by the exons ATGGGTCAACATTTCTCTGCCATGGCCGACTATAGTATATTTGACAAACATAAACAAAGCAAGAGCAGCCACAACGGTCTACCAAGCTTTACGGATGATCCTTTCTCTGCCATGGCCGACTGCTACCGTGTGTTTAGTAAACCAAAACCAAGCAAGAGCCGCGACAACCGTCTACTAGATATTACTACAACAACACTAGCACTGACTACCCTGGCTACTGTTGCAGTATCAGCGCTGGTCTACTATCGTACAAGATTTGATGACCATTTAGATGATGAAATAGATAAGGATCATGAGGATCAGGAAGAGGAAAGGAGGCAAGTTTATCCGCCTGTTTCGGATTTGTTGGTGGTCAACAAAACCCCAAATATGGATTTCATTTTCAACGAAGGTGATGGAAGACAACAACAACACAAGATATTGTTGGTGGGTGAAGGAGATTTCTCTTTCTCTGCTTCTTTGGCTTCGTCTTCTCCTTCTGCTTCCAACATGGTCGCTACATCTCTCAATTCTAGAG attttttgtaCAGGAATTATCGGAATGCCATGgaaaatattaatgaattaaGGAGGAAAGGATGCACCATCATGCATGGCATAGATGCCACAAAAATGGCAAAACATGATGCTCTTAGTGGAATGCTGTTCGAtcaaatcattttcaatttcCCACTTGCTGGCTTCTTTGAAGATAAATCCACTGAATCCCAGATCCG ACACCAAATGCTAGTGGCGTCGTTCTTCGAGAATGCTAAGAAGATGTTAAAGGAAGGAGGAGAAATTCACGTGACACATAAATGCCAAGGCTTCTTTAAACGATGGAACATTCAAGTTTTGGCCTCAAATGTTGGTCTCCGACTTATTGAGGAAGTTCCATTCAATTTGAGGGACTATCCTGGATATCACACCAAATATGGTTTTGGTGGTGGCAAAGACTTCGATTGTAAAGACAGCAAAATCTACAAATTTGGCTGTTAA
- the LOC107410349 gene encoding uncharacterized protein At4g26485 isoform X1, giving the protein MGQHFSAMADYSIFDKHKQSKSSHNGLPSFTDDPFSAMADCYRVFSKPKPSKSRDNRLLDITTTTLALTTLATVAVSALVYYRTRFDDHLDDEIDKDHEDQEEERRQVYPPVSDLLVVNKTPNMDFIFNEGDGRQQQHKILLVGEGDFSFSASLASSSPSASNMVATSLNSRDFLYRNYRNAMENINELRRKGCTIMHGIDATKMAKHDALSGMLFDQIIFNFPLAGFFEDKSTESQIRRHQMLVASFFENAKKMLKEGGEIHVTHKCQGFFKRWNIQVLASNVGLRLIEEVPFNLRDYPGYHTKYGFGGGKDFDCKDSKIYKFGC; this is encoded by the exons ATGGGTCAACATTTCTCTGCCATGGCCGACTATAGTATATTTGACAAACATAAACAAAGCAAGAGCAGCCACAACGGTCTACCAAGCTTTACGGATGATCCTTTCTCTGCCATGGCCGACTGCTACCGTGTGTTTAGTAAACCAAAACCAAGCAAGAGCCGCGACAACCGTCTACTAGATATTACTACAACAACACTAGCACTGACTACCCTGGCTACTGTTGCAGTATCAGCGCTGGTCTACTATCGTACAAGATTTGATGACCATTTAGATGATGAAATAGATAAGGATCATGAGGATCAGGAAGAGGAAAGGAGGCAAGTTTATCCGCCTGTTTCGGATTTGTTGGTGGTCAACAAAACCCCAAATATGGATTTCATTTTCAACGAAGGTGATGGAAGACAACAACAACACAAGATATTGTTGGTGGGTGAAGGAGATTTCTCTTTCTCTGCTTCTTTGGCTTCGTCTTCTCCTTCTGCTTCCAACATGGTCGCTACATCTCTCAATTCTAGAG attttttgtaCAGGAATTATCGGAATGCCATGgaaaatattaatgaattaaGGAGGAAAGGATGCACCATCATGCATGGCATAGATGCCACAAAAATGGCAAAACATGATGCTCTTAGTGGAATGCTGTTCGAtcaaatcattttcaatttcCCACTTGCTGGCTTCTTTGAAGATAAATCCACTGAATCCCAGATCCG AAGACACCAAATGCTAGTGGCGTCGTTCTTCGAGAATGCTAAGAAGATGTTAAAGGAAGGAGGAGAAATTCACGTGACACATAAATGCCAAGGCTTCTTTAAACGATGGAACATTCAAGTTTTGGCCTCAAATGTTGGTCTCCGACTTATTGAGGAAGTTCCATTCAATTTGAGGGACTATCCTGGATATCACACCAAATATGGTTTTGGTGGTGGCAAAGACTTCGATTGTAAAGACAGCAAAATCTACAAATTTGGCTGTTAA
- the LOC125420820 gene encoding uncharacterized protein LOC125420820: MPLLRLGSTIMQTFGDSPNLTIAEPGPNVINNVCGRVKGVVLLVSGRPFFIEPHVPSIDALAAAWLPGTEGHGIADVLFGDYGFTGKLPRTWFETVDPLPMNVGDPNYDPVHPFGYDLTTNPIESN, from the coding sequence ATGCCATTGTTGCGGCTGGGGAGCACCATTATGCAGACATTTGGGGACAGTCCAAACCTGACCATTGCTGAACCTGGTCCAAATGTGATCAACAATGTATGTGGGAGAGTCAAGGGTGTGGTGTTACTCGTCTCCGGTCGTCCTTTCTTCATCGAGCCCCATGTGCCGAGCATTGATGCTTTGGCTGCTGCATGGTTGCCTGGTACTGAAGGTCATGGAATTGCTGATGTTCTGTTTGGTGACTATGGTTTCACTGGGAAGCTTCCGAGAACTTGGTTCGAAACAGTTGACCCACTTCCAATGAATGTTGGCGATCCAAATTATGATCCAGTACACCCATTTGGTTATGATCTCACAACCAATCCAATTGAGTCCAATTAA